One window from the genome of Spiractinospora alimapuensis encodes:
- a CDS encoding helix-turn-helix transcriptional regulator — protein sequence MVRVSNSGTRFVGRTAELTDLLQGAERARSGTSTAALLVGDAGVGKTRVLSEYTEASRVGRVIAGGCLALGVEGLPFAPFVAALRQLVRAVRVSQPEVLEGVVELPRLIPELGAVRDESRDGRARLFEEVLTLLEQAAEPDGLAVIIEDAHWADHSTRDLLVFLIHNLGSARVHLLVSCRSDDLHRRHPMRRLLPELSRLPEVSLIDLEPLNKEEVAEQAKAIRGQALDPSALDEVYRRSGGNPLFVESLVEQGDCQVGDLPETARDLLLGPVDALDGQARAVVNAASVAGERASHELLAAIAPVPPDALDSALRSAIDANILRVEGTMFVFRHALLSEAVCDMLLPGERVRLHQACADALEQGAGQLPPNRLPARIARHRYAAHDLPAALTASWQAAKAAWNAHAYPEQLSMLERVLELWPQVPDAVERIGNPRSYVLKAAAGAATNSGDPARGIAFASQGLDELTGGILDELQADQIPELDASSIAHLLHQRGHAYKENGEDRATDDLRAALRILPCGSPSRPMLTATLAEDLIHRREFDDARRVAEEALGLARESGDKRTEARVLTALGRYHGIDLGECDVGLEMLRRARDLAVAEERPVTELRVAHATSVVLRMNNRMQQGLDEAWAAVHRAREVNLDGSPMLDVISCLRDMGRTAEAEHYAAQARRTVRSARWRGTLGALRALIAWERGNLAEARQHLATSARDLPLDTAMPIYIAQNSTVESVLLQAEGRLTEARAKLESLLEGPVAGAERDIIHTWDIIELGSDLWHVAVRERESVGPEDWAAFRIRLLDLAESIPVRGPAAEAMAATTQAALSEDPALTLRHAESALDLCHISGRPTWAAQQLIYRLEATAEMGDLAAAQGHVPEVLSFLDKYELGRWRLRLTEVCARLGLSLRDEPSVPHANPAGLTPREIEVLRLLAEGRTNREIGESLFIAPKTVSVHVSNLLAKLDVPNRSAAAAKAAELDLGTPQPTS from the coding sequence ATGGTCAGGGTCAGCAATTCCGGGACGCGCTTCGTTGGTCGCACCGCGGAGCTCACCGACCTCCTGCAGGGCGCGGAACGCGCCCGGTCCGGGACCTCCACCGCGGCGCTCCTGGTCGGTGACGCCGGTGTCGGCAAGACGCGCGTGCTCTCGGAGTACACCGAGGCGAGTCGGGTGGGTCGCGTCATCGCCGGAGGGTGTCTGGCCCTCGGGGTCGAGGGACTCCCGTTCGCTCCGTTCGTCGCCGCGCTGCGCCAGTTGGTGCGCGCGGTGCGCGTCTCCCAGCCGGAGGTGCTGGAGGGCGTCGTGGAGCTCCCGCGACTCATCCCCGAACTCGGTGCCGTGCGTGACGAGTCCCGCGACGGCCGCGCCCGCCTGTTCGAAGAGGTACTGACCTTGCTGGAGCAGGCCGCCGAGCCAGACGGGCTCGCCGTCATCATCGAGGACGCGCACTGGGCCGACCATTCCACCCGCGACCTCCTCGTCTTCCTGATCCACAACCTGGGCTCCGCCCGCGTGCACCTGCTGGTGAGCTGTCGCTCCGACGACCTCCACCGCCGGCATCCCATGCGCCGACTCCTCCCCGAGCTCTCCCGCCTGCCCGAGGTCTCCCTGATCGACCTGGAGCCCCTGAACAAGGAAGAGGTCGCGGAGCAGGCCAAGGCGATCCGCGGCCAGGCGCTCGACCCGTCCGCCCTCGACGAGGTGTACCGGCGCAGCGGCGGAAACCCCCTCTTCGTCGAGTCCCTCGTGGAACAGGGCGACTGCCAGGTCGGCGACCTCCCCGAGACGGCCCGCGATCTGCTGCTCGGCCCGGTCGACGCGCTCGACGGCCAGGCCCGCGCGGTGGTCAACGCCGCGTCGGTCGCCGGGGAACGCGCCAGCCACGAGCTGCTCGCCGCGATCGCACCCGTTCCCCCGGACGCCCTCGACTCCGCGCTGCGTTCCGCGATCGACGCGAACATCCTCCGCGTGGAGGGCACCATGTTCGTGTTCCGCCACGCCCTGCTGTCCGAGGCCGTCTGCGACATGCTGTTGCCCGGCGAACGTGTTCGCCTGCACCAGGCCTGCGCCGACGCGCTGGAGCAGGGGGCGGGCCAGCTTCCGCCCAACCGGCTTCCGGCGCGGATCGCCCGCCATCGCTACGCCGCTCACGACCTGCCCGCGGCGCTGACGGCGTCATGGCAGGCCGCGAAGGCCGCGTGGAACGCCCACGCCTATCCGGAACAGTTGTCGATGCTGGAACGGGTACTCGAACTGTGGCCGCAGGTTCCCGACGCGGTCGAGCGCATCGGTAACCCGCGCTCCTACGTCCTGAAAGCCGCCGCCGGGGCCGCCACCAACAGTGGGGACCCGGCACGCGGGATAGCGTTCGCCAGTCAGGGGCTCGACGAGCTCACCGGCGGCATCCTGGACGAACTCCAAGCCGACCAGATTCCCGAACTGGACGCCAGCAGCATCGCCCACCTACTGCACCAGCGCGGCCACGCCTACAAGGAGAACGGCGAGGATCGCGCCACCGATGACCTCCGCGCGGCCCTGCGTATCCTGCCCTGCGGCAGCCCGAGCCGTCCCATGCTCACGGCGACCCTGGCCGAGGACCTCATCCACCGTCGGGAGTTCGACGACGCGCGGCGGGTCGCCGAGGAGGCCCTGGGCCTGGCACGGGAGTCGGGGGACAAGCGTACTGAGGCGCGCGTGCTCACCGCGCTCGGGCGGTACCACGGGATCGACCTGGGCGAGTGCGACGTGGGCCTGGAGATGCTGCGCCGGGCGCGGGACCTCGCGGTCGCGGAGGAGCGCCCGGTCACCGAACTGCGCGTCGCGCATGCCACCTCGGTGGTGCTGCGCATGAACAACCGGATGCAGCAGGGGCTGGACGAGGCGTGGGCGGCCGTGCACCGCGCCCGGGAGGTCAACCTCGACGGGTCGCCGATGCTCGACGTCATCTCGTGCCTGCGGGACATGGGTCGGACGGCCGAAGCGGAACACTACGCCGCGCAGGCGCGGCGGACGGTGCGTTCCGCCCGGTGGCGGGGGACGTTGGGGGCGCTGCGCGCGTTGATCGCCTGGGAGCGCGGGAACCTCGCGGAGGCCCGCCAGCACCTGGCGACGAGCGCGCGGGACCTGCCGCTGGACACCGCGATGCCGATCTACATCGCCCAGAACTCCACGGTCGAGTCGGTGTTGCTACAGGCGGAGGGGCGACTGACCGAGGCCCGGGCCAAGCTCGAGTCGCTGCTGGAGGGCCCGGTGGCGGGTGCTGAGCGCGACATCATCCACACGTGGGACATCATCGAACTCGGTTCCGACCTGTGGCACGTGGCGGTGCGGGAGCGGGAGTCCGTCGGACCGGAGGACTGGGCGGCGTTCCGGATCCGACTGTTGGACCTGGCGGAGAGCATCCCTGTGCGGGGGCCGGCGGCGGAGGCCATGGCCGCGACGACCCAGGCGGCGTTGAGCGAGGACCCCGCGCTTACCCTGCGCCACGCGGAGTCGGCGCTCGACCTGTGCCACATTTCCGGGCGGCCGACGTGGGCCGCGCAGCAGCTCATCTACCGGCTGGAGGCCACGGCCGAGATGGGTGACCTCGCCGCGGCCCAGGGCCACGTGCCGGAGGTCCTCAGCTTCCTGGACAAGTACGAGCTGGGACGGTGGCGACTGCGGCTGACCGAGGTGTGCGCCAGACTCGGCCTGTCGCTGCGCGACGAACCGTCCGTCCCCCACGCGAACCCGGCGGGCCTGACCCCCCGGGAGATCGAGGTGCTGCGTCTGCTGGCGGAGGGCCGCACGAACCGGGAGATCGGGGAGAGCCTGTTCATCGCTCCGAAGACGGTCAGCGTGCACGTGTCCAACCTGCTGGCCAAGCTCGACGTCCCCAACCGCAGCGCCGCGGCCGCCAAAGCCGCCGAGCTGGACCTGGGCACCCCGCAACCGACATCGTGA
- a CDS encoding TetR/AcrR family transcriptional regulator yields the protein MPTPTTPSRQPGRPRSQEADDAILRAALELLGEHMTVTAVSVGAIAQRAGVSKATIYRRWPGKVELYTDAVARLRQPLPAVDTGSVREDLTILITVICSELDNPLEHAVDLLMMGGAHPDIAERVRQHVFAPRTDTVAEVLRRGVDNGELRSDIDLDVAFMLLFGGVHMYRRVGTTLTPHQRAQRLVDTMLAGVSTD from the coding sequence ATGCCCACACCGACGACGCCGTCTCGCCAACCAGGCCGGCCGCGTAGCCAAGAGGCCGACGACGCCATCCTGCGGGCGGCGCTCGAGCTCCTCGGCGAACACATGACGGTCACCGCGGTGTCGGTGGGCGCGATCGCGCAACGCGCCGGCGTCAGCAAGGCCACGATCTACCGACGGTGGCCGGGCAAAGTGGAGCTCTACACCGACGCGGTGGCCCGGCTCCGCCAACCGCTGCCCGCCGTCGACACCGGATCGGTCCGGGAGGACCTCACGATCCTCATCACCGTCATCTGCTCCGAACTGGACAACCCACTGGAGCACGCGGTGGACCTGCTCATGATGGGCGGGGCGCATCCCGACATCGCCGAGCGGGTCAGACAGCACGTCTTCGCGCCCCGCACCGACACGGTGGCGGAGGTCCTGCGGCGCGGGGTGGACAACGGGGAACTCCGCTCCGACATCGACCTCGACGTCGCGTTCATGCTCCTCTTCGGCGGCGTCCACATGTACCGCCGGGTCGGCACCACACTCACGCCACACCAACGCGCCCAACGGCTCGTCGACACCATGCTGGCGGGCGTCAGCACCGACTGA
- a CDS encoding MFS transporter: MTDQMEARASSHEDPGHPRRWAVLAVVGIAVTVVVLENTILNVALRVLADPQEGLGATQSELAWSINSYTLLFAGLLITFGVVGDRFGRRRVLAWGLVAFGVFSVLSAYSVTPEQLILTRALKGLAGAAVMPQTLAIITNVFPRHERGRAIGIWAAAVGVGLCIGPTLGGLMLVHFWWGSIFLINVPIVVLALALMAWLVPESRNEGARSLDPVGVLLSIVGLLLLLYGIIAAGDRGSFLGWDTISATVGGFAILAAFVWWEAHAREPALNVRLFRDPRLSVAVAAIMLVFFALAGVFFFGTFYLQSVRGLTPFHAGLLIIPIAVGQLVFSPLSPALVARWGARRVCSVGLIGVSAALAAYTQFGTDTPLVLVGLVFLLQGSAMATVMVPATNSIMSVVPPEQAGSASALQNTARQVAVSLGVAVLGTLLSFMYRRSLTPTLDDLPEAVRDGEASIEETLAAARTVGEATYQAVLDPAKQAFLSGMHTVALCSALIALAGAVTVAIWMPGRSGPPGSARTEDE, from the coding sequence GTGACGGACCAGATGGAGGCGCGTGCCTCCAGCCACGAGGATCCGGGGCATCCCCGCAGGTGGGCGGTGCTCGCCGTTGTGGGGATCGCCGTCACGGTGGTGGTGCTGGAGAACACCATCCTCAACGTCGCGCTGCGCGTGCTCGCCGACCCACAGGAGGGCCTGGGCGCCACCCAGAGCGAGCTGGCGTGGTCCATCAACTCCTACACCCTCCTCTTCGCCGGGCTGCTCATCACCTTCGGTGTGGTCGGGGACCGGTTCGGCCGGCGCCGCGTCCTGGCCTGGGGCCTCGTGGCGTTCGGCGTCTTCTCGGTGCTCTCCGCCTACTCCGTCACCCCGGAGCAGCTCATCCTCACCCGGGCGTTGAAGGGGCTGGCTGGCGCCGCCGTCATGCCGCAGACCCTCGCCATCATCACCAACGTGTTCCCCCGACACGAACGGGGCCGGGCGATCGGGATCTGGGCCGCCGCGGTCGGGGTCGGCCTGTGCATCGGCCCGACACTCGGCGGCCTCATGCTGGTGCACTTCTGGTGGGGATCGATCTTCCTGATCAACGTGCCCATCGTGGTGCTGGCGCTGGCCCTGATGGCGTGGCTGGTCCCGGAGTCCCGCAACGAGGGTGCGCGCAGCCTCGACCCGGTGGGTGTGCTCCTGTCCATCGTGGGGTTGCTGCTCCTGCTGTACGGAATCATCGCCGCCGGCGACCGCGGTAGCTTCCTCGGCTGGGACACCATCAGCGCCACCGTGGGCGGATTCGCGATCCTGGCGGCCTTCGTCTGGTGGGAGGCGCACGCCCGGGAACCGGCGCTGAACGTGCGCCTGTTCCGCGACCCTCGGCTGAGCGTGGCGGTCGCCGCGATCATGCTTGTGTTCTTCGCCCTCGCCGGCGTGTTCTTCTTTGGCACCTTCTACCTGCAGAGCGTGCGCGGCCTGACCCCGTTCCACGCCGGCCTCCTCATCATCCCGATCGCGGTGGGGCAACTCGTCTTCTCCCCACTCAGCCCGGCGCTGGTCGCCCGATGGGGAGCCCGACGCGTCTGCTCGGTGGGACTGATCGGGGTGTCGGCGGCGCTGGCGGCCTACACGCAGTTCGGCACCGACACCCCCCTCGTCCTGGTGGGGCTCGTCTTCCTGCTCCAAGGGTCGGCCATGGCCACCGTCATGGTGCCCGCGACCAACTCGATCATGAGCGTCGTCCCGCCTGAGCAGGCCGGATCCGCCTCCGCCCTGCAGAACACGGCGCGGCAGGTGGCCGTCTCCCTCGGGGTGGCGGTGTTGGGAACCCTGCTGTCCTTCATGTACCGCCGCAGCCTCACTCCCACCCTGGACGACCTTCCCGAGGCCGTGCGCGACGGCGAGGCGTCGATCGAGGAGACCCTCGCCGCGGCCCGTACGGTGGGGGAGGCGACCTACCAGGCGGTGCTCGATCCCGCGAAGCAGGCCTTCCTTTCGGGGATGCACACGGTAGCGTTGTGCTCCGCACTGATCGCCCTGGCTGGTGCGGTGACCGTGGCCATCTGGATGCCCGGGCGTTCCGGTCCGCCAGGCTCCGCGCGTACGGAAGACGAATGA
- the panB gene encoding 3-methyl-2-oxobutanoate hydroxymethyltransferase, whose protein sequence is MAATALYGGITGRRVTIRDIAAAKREGQRWPMLTAYDAMTARVFDEAGIPVLLVGDSAANVVYGYESTVRVSVEELLPLAAAVVRGSSRALVVADLPFGSYQASPAQALETATRFMREAGAHAIKLEGGAAVAPQVEALVSAGIPVMGHVGLTPQSVHGLGGYRVQGRGEDAAQLLTDAKTLQEAGAFSVVMECVPTDLATRVTEQLTIPTIGIGAGDGTDAQVLVWQDMAGLTPSTAKFVKSFADLGDVLSRAAREYADEVVAGTFPDEAHSFA, encoded by the coding sequence ATGGCTGCCACAGCCCTGTACGGCGGCATCACCGGCCGCCGCGTGACCATCCGCGACATCGCCGCCGCCAAGCGCGAGGGCCAGCGTTGGCCCATGCTCACCGCCTACGACGCGATGACAGCCCGGGTCTTCGACGAGGCCGGGATTCCCGTCCTGCTGGTGGGAGACTCCGCCGCCAACGTCGTCTACGGCTACGAGTCCACAGTGCGGGTGAGCGTGGAGGAGCTCCTGCCCCTCGCCGCCGCGGTGGTGCGTGGCAGCTCGCGCGCCCTCGTCGTCGCTGACCTCCCCTTCGGCTCCTACCAGGCCTCACCGGCGCAGGCCCTGGAGACGGCGACGCGATTCATGCGAGAGGCCGGCGCCCACGCGATCAAGCTCGAGGGAGGGGCGGCGGTCGCACCCCAGGTCGAGGCGCTGGTGAGCGCCGGAATCCCGGTGATGGGGCACGTGGGTCTCACTCCGCAGTCCGTGCACGGCCTCGGGGGCTACCGAGTGCAAGGCCGAGGCGAGGACGCCGCCCAGCTCCTCACCGACGCCAAGACCCTCCAGGAGGCGGGCGCCTTCTCCGTGGTGATGGAGTGTGTCCCCACCGACCTCGCCACCCGGGTCACCGAGCAACTCACCATTCCCACCATCGGCATCGGCGCCGGCGACGGCACCGACGCCCAGGTCCTCGTCTGGCAGGACATGGCCGGGCTCACCCCGTCCACGGCGAAGTTCGTCAAGTCCTTCGCCGACCTCGGCGACGTACTCAGCCGCGCCGCCCGCGAGTACGCCGACGAGGTCGTCGCCGGCACCTTCCCCGACGAGGCCCACTCCTTCGCCTAG
- a CDS encoding LLM class F420-dependent oxidoreductase has product MRIAMPLQYSGDLRSAAQQVAELEKVGLDTAWVAEAYGFDGPTSLGYLAARTERVRLGAGILPVYSRTPTLIAQTAAGLDQLSDGRAVLGLGASGPQVIEGWHGVPYRRPLARTRETVDICRRVWAREERLTYDGSVFTLPLPAAQGTGLGKPLKIINHPVRPRVPIYLAALGHKNVAMTAEIAEGWLPFLFLPEKADEVWGDALAEGFAKRPAELGPLEISAGGMLAVGEGEETRQLLDLARPMVALYVGGMGAKERNFYADLAARYGYGAEAERIQELYLAGRKEEAAAAVPHELLELTNLVGPESFVRERIEAMRAAGVTELSVVPLSDDPVRLVERLRGWL; this is encoded by the coding sequence GTGCGCATCGCCATGCCCTTGCAGTACTCAGGAGATCTACGATCCGCCGCCCAACAGGTCGCCGAGTTGGAGAAGGTGGGGCTGGACACGGCGTGGGTTGCCGAGGCCTATGGCTTCGACGGACCGACCTCGCTGGGCTATCTGGCGGCCAGGACCGAGCGGGTGCGGTTGGGTGCGGGGATCCTGCCGGTCTACTCCCGGACGCCGACGCTGATCGCGCAGACCGCGGCCGGGCTGGACCAACTCTCCGACGGACGGGCCGTACTCGGCCTCGGAGCGAGCGGGCCGCAGGTGATCGAGGGGTGGCACGGCGTCCCCTATCGGCGCCCCCTGGCACGGACCCGGGAGACCGTCGACATCTGCCGCCGCGTCTGGGCACGCGAGGAGCGGCTTACCTACGACGGTTCCGTGTTCACCCTCCCGCTGCCGGCGGCGCAGGGCACCGGACTCGGCAAGCCACTGAAGATCATCAACCATCCGGTCCGTCCCCGGGTTCCGATCTATCTCGCCGCGCTCGGACACAAGAACGTCGCCATGACGGCGGAGATCGCCGAGGGCTGGTTGCCGTTTCTCTTCCTCCCGGAGAAGGCCGACGAGGTGTGGGGCGATGCCCTCGCCGAGGGTTTCGCCAAGCGTCCCGCGGAGCTGGGGCCGCTGGAGATCTCGGCGGGAGGCATGCTCGCGGTCGGCGAGGGAGAGGAGACACGACAGCTTCTCGACCTGGCTCGCCCCATGGTCGCGCTGTACGTGGGTGGCATGGGCGCCAAGGAGCGCAACTTCTACGCCGACCTCGCCGCCCGGTACGGGTACGGCGCGGAGGCGGAGCGGATCCAGGAGCTGTACCTCGCGGGGCGCAAGGAAGAGGCCGCCGCGGCCGTCCCGCACGAGCTCCTGGAGCTCACCAACCTGGTGGGTCCGGAGTCGTTCGTGCGGGAGCGCATCGAGGCGATGCGGGCGGCCGGGGTGACGGAGCTGAGTGTGGTTCCGCTGTCCGACGACCCCGTGCGTCTTGTGGAGCGTCTGCGCGGGTGGCTGTGA
- a CDS encoding helical backbone metal receptor — protein MESARDDTGAAVDLHHPVRRVVSLVPSLTEAVAATKPEAIVGATNWCSRPTGLDVSRVRGTKNPDVEKVLALVPDVVIANAEENRETDLSRLREAGVAVWVTDIRTLPQAVTSLARLFTACGWGVPDWLDTVHDVWGDLLGEPPPPERWAVIPIWRRPWMVIGRDTFGGDLLRRMGVGNIYATHEDRYPKVPLPELNSVPADLVVLPDEPYAFTADDGPESFPRLPAALLEGRHLTWYGPALVEARAALARQLTTLLPPGG, from the coding sequence GTGGAGTCCGCTCGAGACGACACGGGGGCCGCCGTGGACCTCCACCACCCGGTACGCCGGGTGGTGTCGTTGGTGCCCTCCCTGACCGAGGCGGTCGCGGCGACCAAACCCGAGGCCATCGTGGGTGCGACGAACTGGTGCAGCCGTCCGACGGGGTTGGACGTGTCGCGGGTGCGTGGCACCAAGAACCCGGACGTCGAGAAGGTTCTGGCACTGGTGCCGGACGTGGTGATCGCCAACGCCGAGGAGAACCGGGAAACCGACCTGTCGCGGCTGCGGGAGGCGGGCGTCGCGGTGTGGGTCACCGATATCCGGACACTGCCACAGGCCGTCACCAGCCTCGCCCGCCTGTTCACCGCGTGTGGTTGGGGTGTCCCCGACTGGCTGGACACCGTTCACGACGTGTGGGGCGACCTCCTGGGAGAACCGCCGCCACCCGAACGTTGGGCCGTCATCCCCATCTGGCGCCGCCCGTGGATGGTGATCGGCCGCGACACCTTCGGCGGTGACCTGCTGCGCCGCATGGGCGTCGGCAACATTTACGCCACGCACGAGGACCGCTACCCCAAGGTGCCGCTTCCGGAGCTCAACTCCGTGCCGGCCGACCTGGTGGTCCTCCCCGACGAGCCCTACGCGTTCACCGCCGACGACGGCCCGGAATCCTTCCCTCGTCTGCCGGCCGCCTTGCTCGAAGGACGGCACCTGACCTGGTACGGGCCGGCGCTCGTCGAGGCACGCGCCGCGCTGGCCAGGCAGCTCACCACCCTCCTACCGCCGGGAGGGTAA
- the npdG gene encoding NADPH-dependent F420 reductase → MTQKRSPYATPDITNLHVAILGGTGDQGRGLARRLALAGQRVTIGSRRAERAEQAAADLDAGPSLTGTDNASAVANADVVIVAVPWEGHRELLESLAGPLSGKIVVDCVNPLGFDQRGPYPLEVPEGSAAEQAAVVLPDSRVVAAFHHVSAVLLLDPEIESVELDVLVLGEDRDATDVVRALADRIPGVRGLYGGRLRNAGQVEALTANLIAVNRRYKTHAGLRITGV, encoded by the coding sequence ATGACGCAGAAACGCAGTCCCTACGCCACGCCGGACATCACCAACCTCCACGTCGCCATCCTGGGCGGCACCGGAGACCAGGGGAGGGGTCTGGCGCGGCGTCTCGCCCTGGCCGGGCAGCGGGTCACCATCGGATCGCGTCGCGCCGAGCGCGCGGAGCAGGCGGCGGCAGACCTCGACGCCGGGCCCTCACTGACGGGAACGGACAACGCCTCGGCCGTCGCGAACGCCGACGTCGTCATCGTCGCCGTGCCATGGGAGGGGCACCGCGAGCTCCTGGAGTCTCTCGCCGGCCCGCTGTCCGGAAAGATCGTCGTCGACTGCGTGAACCCGCTCGGGTTCGACCAGCGCGGCCCTTACCCCCTTGAGGTGCCCGAGGGGAGCGCCGCGGAGCAGGCCGCCGTCGTGCTCCCCGACAGTCGGGTGGTCGCCGCGTTCCACCACGTGTCGGCCGTGCTCCTCTTGGATCCGGAGATCGAGTCGGTGGAGCTGGACGTCCTCGTCCTGGGCGAGGACCGCGACGCCACGGACGTCGTGCGCGCGTTGGCGGACCGGATTCCGGGCGTGCGCGGACTGTACGGAGGCCGACTGCGCAACGCCGGGCAGGTGGAGGCACTGACCGCCAACCTCATCGCCGTGAACCGGCGCTACAAGACCCACGCGGGTCTGCGCATCACGGGGGTATGA
- the map gene encoding type I methionyl aminopeptidase, producing the protein MTTPLVPGRLSPPRSVPARIPRPEYVGKKHPIEGVLGDVQTPETIEAMRVAGRVAAQALRAVGEAVAPGVTTDELDRVGHDFLVAHDAYPSPLGYKGFPKSVCTSINEVICHGIPDDTPLRDGDIVNVDVTAFLGGVHGDTNATFLVGEVDEESRLLVERTEEALNRAIKACRPGRQVNVIGRVIESYAKRFGYGVVQSFTGHGVGPEFHSGLVIPHYDDPMATAVMEPGMTFTIEPMITLGTIDFDLWDDGWTAVTKDHRRTAQFEHTLVITDTGAETLTLP; encoded by the coding sequence ATGACGACACCGCTGGTCCCAGGTCGGCTCTCCCCACCACGTTCGGTTCCGGCGCGGATTCCGCGCCCGGAGTACGTCGGCAAGAAGCATCCGATCGAGGGTGTGTTGGGTGATGTCCAGACCCCGGAGACCATCGAGGCGATGCGGGTGGCCGGCCGGGTCGCGGCCCAGGCGCTGCGGGCCGTCGGTGAGGCTGTCGCCCCCGGGGTGACCACCGACGAGCTGGACCGGGTCGGGCACGACTTCCTCGTCGCCCACGACGCCTATCCGAGCCCCCTCGGCTACAAGGGCTTCCCCAAGTCGGTCTGCACCTCCATCAACGAGGTCATCTGCCACGGGATCCCCGACGACACTCCGCTGCGGGACGGCGACATCGTGAACGTCGACGTGACCGCGTTCCTCGGTGGTGTCCACGGCGACACCAACGCCACGTTCCTCGTGGGCGAGGTGGACGAGGAGTCGCGACTGCTGGTCGAGCGCACCGAGGAGGCCCTGAACCGGGCGATCAAGGCGTGCCGTCCGGGGCGACAGGTCAACGTCATCGGGCGCGTCATCGAGTCCTACGCCAAGCGGTTCGGCTACGGCGTGGTCCAGAGCTTCACCGGACACGGCGTCGGCCCGGAGTTCCACTCGGGGCTGGTCATCCCACACTATGACGACCCCATGGCGACCGCCGTGATGGAGCCGGGCATGACCTTCACCATCGAGCCCATGATCACCCTGGGCACGATCGACTTCGACCTGTGGGACGACGGGTGGACCGCCGTCACCAAGGACCACCGGCGCACGGCGCAGTTCGAACACACGTTGGTCATCACCGACACCGGCGCGGAGACCCTGACGCTCCCGTGA
- a CDS encoding S66 peptidase family protein, which translates to MSAPVEGLVRPHRLRAGDRVAVVAPSGPVVAERLAAGREILESWGLRVEVAPHVLDTHPRLGYLAGSDHDRAADLQRAWLDPSISAVLCARGGYGAQRMIDLLDWPAMRGVPPKVFAGFSDITALHEAFAEELGIVTLHAPMVASSAFIEDGVTADGLRRALFEPERATVLSAPSARPVASGRAIGVTIGGCLALLADGRGAASTRPSAAGTLLMLEDVGEETYQLDRMLTSLSRSGWLAGVAGIALGSWHECTPDLEAVRLVMEDRLGDLGVPVLWELGFGHGPRSLTVPLGLPAELDADAGTVTYAMPPLV; encoded by the coding sequence GTGAGTGCCCCGGTCGAGGGTCTGGTGCGCCCCCACCGGCTACGGGCCGGGGACCGGGTGGCGGTGGTCGCGCCGTCCGGCCCCGTGGTGGCGGAGCGGTTGGCGGCGGGGCGGGAGATCCTGGAGTCGTGGGGGCTGCGGGTCGAGGTCGCCCCGCACGTGCTCGACACCCACCCCCGCCTGGGTTACCTGGCCGGTAGCGATCACGACCGTGCCGCGGACCTGCAGCGCGCCTGGTTGGACCCCTCCATCTCGGCCGTCCTGTGCGCCCGCGGCGGCTACGGGGCCCAGCGGATGATCGACCTGTTGGACTGGCCCGCCATGCGCGGGGTACCCCCCAAGGTCTTCGCCGGTTTCAGCGACATCACCGCTTTGCACGAGGCGTTCGCCGAGGAACTCGGTATCGTCACGCTGCACGCGCCCATGGTGGCCTCGTCCGCCTTCATCGAGGACGGGGTCACCGCGGACGGGCTGCGCCGCGCCCTGTTCGAACCGGAGCGCGCCACCGTGCTGAGCGCCCCCAGCGCGCGACCGGTCGCCTCCGGCCGCGCCATCGGCGTGACGATCGGCGGCTGTCTGGCGCTGCTGGCGGACGGGCGCGGCGCCGCGTCGACCCGACCCTCCGCCGCCGGCACGCTCCTCATGTTGGAGGACGTCGGTGAGGAGACCTACCAGTTGGACCGGATGCTGACCTCGCTGTCGCGTTCGGGCTGGTTGGCGGGCGTCGCGGGGATCGCGTTGGGTTCGTGGCACGAGTGCACGCCCGACCTGGAGGCGGTTCGGCTGGTGATGGAGGACCGGCTGGGTGACCTCGGAGTCCCGGTGCTGTGGGAGTTGGGCTTCGGGCACGGGCCACGTTCCCTCACCGTGCCGTTGGGTCTCCCGGCCGAGCTGGACGCCGACGCCGGGACCGTGACATACGCCATGCCGCCACTCGTCTGA
- a CDS encoding septum formation family protein gives MNTPPIPRVARRVALATAAGTTALALSGCGIIQELAGGGGDDVFDLQVGDCLADTIGTEVSSVETLDCNEPHYYEVYSSIIMEDGAFPGDSAVSTTAEDECVADFESFIGVEYAYSEIWMESLRPTQETWDNMDDREILCMVYDPDGDTIGTLANANR, from the coding sequence ATGAACACGCCCCCTATCCCCCGAGTCGCGCGCAGGGTCGCCCTGGCCACCGCGGCGGGCACCACGGCACTCGCTCTCTCCGGCTGTGGCATCATCCAGGAGCTCGCCGGTGGCGGCGGGGACGACGTCTTCGATCTGCAGGTGGGGGACTGTCTCGCTGACACGATCGGGACCGAGGTCTCCTCAGTCGAGACGCTTGACTGCAACGAGCCGCACTACTACGAGGTCTACTCGTCGATCATCATGGAGGACGGCGCGTTCCCCGGTGACTCCGCGGTTTCCACCACGGCGGAGGACGAGTGCGTCGCCGACTTCGAGAGCTTCATCGGCGTGGAGTACGCCTACTCGGAGATCTGGATGGAGAGCCTCCGTCCGACACAGGAGACCTGGGACAACATGGACGACCGTGAGATCCTGTGCATGGTCTACGACCCCGACGGCGACACGATCGGGACGCTGGCCAACGCCAACCGTTAG